The Chloroflexus aggregans DSM 9485 genome segment ACCCTCTGGTAGAACGATCAATAGGCGTACCCGGCTGCCTACCGGTCCTTCAACCGAACTGAGATTGAAGGTGCGGCCATCGATAGCGACGATCCGATCCCGTGGTTGCAGACCGGCTTGGGCTGCCGGACTCTCCGGGAAGACGTGTTGGATCAACAGGCCATCGCTGAGCGGTAATGTCGTCACCCCAATCCCTACCTGCTCTTTCCATCCGCTGGTAAGCCGATCTTCGACGGTCACCGCTTGTGGTGGGACAAAACGGGAATGGTTATCGCGCAGCAAGGCAACCATTGCCTCAATAATGGTGAAAAAGGTATCGTCATCGTCCGCTGCTAACGCTCGTGGGCCGTATTCGGCTCGGACTGCTCCCCAATCTACCCCGTTAAAGGTCGGATCAATATAGTGTTCGTTAATGGTCGTCCACACTTCGGTAAAGATCTGTTGGCGGAGCGTCGCGTCAAGGGGAAGAGACGGGGTAGCGGTAGCCTCCACCGGTTTGACCGTTGGTACTGGTGTCGTGGTTGGCAGTGGTGTTGGCTCACGTGGGCCGGCAGTCGCGCAAGCGATAAGCAATCCGGTTACCCACCATACGGTAAACGAACGAAGAAAGATCGTAGAACATAATCGTGTTACTGACATTGCATTTACTATCGTTCACCGTCCACCCCGACAAAGCGACGGTACCTATCATTCCTCACTCTAAGGCAAATGCTGCCGCCAGCACTTCACCGGCCAGTCGGGCAGCAACGCCACTACCCTCACCGCCTTGCTCGATGATCACGGCGACAGCGTAGCGCGGCGTGTCAATCGGGCCGATTGCGATAAACCACGCATGGGGCGGCGCACCGGGTACGTGTTCGGCGGTGCCTGATTTGCCGCCGACCGGTTGCGTGACAAACTGCGATATGCTGCTGCCAAAACCGTACCGAGCCACGGCAGCCATAGCCTCGCGCATCTGGCGGGCCGTACTACTGCTCATCACCCGTCGCACTGACTTCGGCGTCGTTTGCCGAACGGTACTGCCATCCGGGCGGGTAATCCGCTGTACGAGATAGGGTTCCATCATCACGCCGTCATTGGCGATTGTTGCCGCGATTAGGGCCATCTGTAGCGGTGTGACGAGCAACTGTCCCTGCCCATAACCGGTATCGGCCAGCGCACGCGGCTGTGCGAGAAAATCGGCCTGTACCGCCAGCAAACTGGGTTCGGAAGGGAGATCGCGCAATACTCTGAACCCGGTTGGGGTGCGGTTGGGGAGAAAAATGTTAAAGCGCTGGGCCACCTCAGCAAATCGGTCAGCGCCCAATCGTACTGCGTACTGGGCAAAAGCAGTATTGCACGAAAAGGCGTAGACCCGCTCAAGCGTCGCCGGTTCACCGATTATGGCACCTAGATTATTCACCGCATTGACGATCGGTGGCGCATCTGGTTGCGGAAAATACTCGTTGGGGCATGTAATTTGGTTGGGTTGCCCAATGAACGGGTGTTCTAACACCGCCACCGCCGTCACCGTCTTGAACGTTGAGCCGGGGGGATAACGTCCTTGGCTGGCCCGGTTGAGCAATGGCTGGCCCGCATCATCTTGATTCAACTGTGACCAATAGGTACTCACCCGTTGGCGTTCGGCAGCGAGATCGGCTGCTGACGGGTCGACCACCAAGCGACTCGGATCAAATCCAGGCCGACTCACCATTGCCAGTATCGCCCCTGTCCGTGGATCGAGGACAACCACCGCGCCACGCCGATCGCCGAGCAAACGCGCTACCCGATCTTGCAACTCGGCGTCAATGGTGAGGGTGAGCGCATTGCCCTGCGGTAATTCGCCTGTCCATTCGCTGAGCAGTGATTGCCACTCGTTGCCACGTTCGCCCGATAAGTAGTCGTTGAATCTTGCTTCAAGGCCACTCTGCCCATAACGAGGGCTGAAAAAGCCGAGAATATGCCCAAAAGCCGTCATATCGTATGTGCCGACCAGCGGATACGAGCGTCGGGCAATTCCGTTAACTAACACACTCTCGACCAGGGTACGCCCCTTGCGGTCACTGATTGACCCGCGTAAGACGCGCTGGGTAGCCAGTACCGGACGGACATTGCTGGTGGTGCTGCCATCGGCGCCGGTGACAACGTAGCTGCTAATTGCCTCGGCTTTAATCAATTGCTGTCGAAGCAATTGCAGGCTCAGCATCAGAAAGCCGAGGATAATCACCGTACCGAGCCGTGAGACGGTACGGCTAAGATCGTTGCTCGGCGGCGCACCATTGATCTGACTCATCATCACCAATCCGGCTAATGCCCCACCGATCCAGAGCAAGAGCAACCAGGTTGGCTCTTGTTCTATCGGGAGGAACATGCCGTACATAAGTAAGACCAGTGCTGTTACAAGCGCCGGGGCATGCCAAAAACGGCGTGGTCGCATGCGTTGGGACTCCTCGCCAATCGCTCAACTGCCGATGCAGTGAGACCTAACAGTATGATACTGCAACTTTATGGTTCAAGAGGAAGGGTCACGCGCACCGTAAGGCCACCTTTTTCGCCTTCAAAGACGGCAAGTTGGCCGTCAAGTTCGGCGATCCGATA includes the following:
- a CDS encoding peptidoglycan D,D-transpeptidase FtsI family protein is translated as MRPRRFWHAPALVTALVLLMYGMFLPIEQEPTWLLLLWIGGALAGLVMMSQINGAPPSNDLSRTVSRLGTVIILGFLMLSLQLLRQQLIKAEAISSYVVTGADGSTTSNVRPVLATQRVLRGSISDRKGRTLVESVLVNGIARRSYPLVGTYDMTAFGHILGFFSPRYGQSGLEARFNDYLSGERGNEWQSLLSEWTGELPQGNALTLTIDAELQDRVARLLGDRRGAVVVLDPRTGAILAMVSRPGFDPSRLVVDPSAADLAAERQRVSTYWSQLNQDDAGQPLLNRASQGRYPPGSTFKTVTAVAVLEHPFIGQPNQITCPNEYFPQPDAPPIVNAVNNLGAIIGEPATLERVYAFSCNTAFAQYAVRLGADRFAEVAQRFNIFLPNRTPTGFRVLRDLPSEPSLLAVQADFLAQPRALADTGYGQGQLLVTPLQMALIAATIANDGVMMEPYLVQRITRPDGSTVRQTTPKSVRRVMSSSTARQMREAMAAVARYGFGSSISQFVTQPVGGKSGTAEHVPGAPPHAWFIAIGPIDTPRYAVAVIIEQGGEGSGVAARLAGEVLAAAFALE